From Actinomycetota bacterium:
AGCGGCGCCAGCACCAGCCCGACGACCCCGAACAGCGGATGCACGACCTCGGACTGGATGAGGGCGACGCCGGCCAGGGCGGTCGGGTCGGCGTCGGCCAGGGTGGCCGACACCAGGGCCACGGCCGGGGGCGAGCAGGGCGAAGAGGCCGTTGTCGGCGACCGGCAGGACCACCAGCAGCAGGCCGGTCAGCACCTGGGTGGAAGGGGGTCCTCCTGTGCCGGGGCTGGGAGCCTATCCCGACCAGCGGGCGGGCCCTGCCGGCCGCACCTTAGCGGATGTGGCATCCCAGGATCGCCGTTAGGGTAGGGACAGGTCAGGGGAACGCCGCGAACAGGTGCCACTGGCCGGGCACCCCCCGGAGGGACTGGACACTCCGGTCCTCGAACCGGATCTCGGCTCCCGCGACCAGGTCCTTTACCGTACTGGACACCAGCACCTCGTTGGGCCGGGCCAGACCCATGACCCGCGAGGCGATGTGGACCGCGATCCCGCCGATGTCGCCGTCCCGGAGCTCGACCTCGCCGGTGTGCACGGCCGCCCGGACCTCAAGGCCGAGCGCGCGCACCTCCCGGCCGATCGCGCCGGCGCACGTCACCGCCCGGGCCGGGCCATCGAAGGTCGCCAGCAGCCCGTCGCCGGTCATCTTCACCTCCCGGCCCCGGTACCGCTCCAGCTGCTCTCGGGCCAGGGTGTCGTGGCGCCCGAGCAGCTCCCGCCATCGGCGATCGCCCACCTCGGCGGCGCGTTCGGTCGAGCCGGCGATGTCGGTGAACAGGATCGTGGCCAGGACCCGATCCGGCATCGGTGGGGTCCGGGAACCGGTGAGGAACTCCTCGATCTCGGCGGCAACCGCCTCGGTGTCGCCGACGAACGGCAGGTTGTCGCCGTCTGGGAGCTCGACGAGCCTGGCGCCGGGAATGCGGCCGGCGGCATAGCGGCTCGCCCCCACATCCACGGCCCGGTCGCCGGTCCGATGCACGATCAACGTCGGCACGCGGATCTGGGGCAGCGCCTCCCGCACGTCGATGTCCCTGATCATCCGCAACCAGGCCTGGGCAGCTCCCGGACTGACGCTGCTCCGCATCGCCTTGGCCAAGAACTGGAGGAACTGCTGGTCGTCGGCGAGGCTGGGGGCCACCACGCCCGCCAGCAGCCTGGCCATGGGGTCGCTCCCCCAGGCGGCCGGCAACTGTTCGCCGAACATGCCCTGCAGCTCGGGCGCCAGCGCCCAGGGGAAGTCGCCGGTGCCGGTGCCCTTGACCAGGGGCGCGTACAGGACCAGGGCCCGCGTGCGTTCGGGATGGGTGGCGGCGAACAGGGCGCTCAGGGCGGCCCCCTCGAGGTCGCCGCAGACGGCTGGGCGCTCGGCCCCAGCGGCGTCCAGGACCGCCAGAACATCCTGCATGGTGTCCTCGAGGACTACCGGTCCTGGCGCGTGGTCGGACAGCCCGGTACTGCGCTTGTCGAACACGATGAGCCGGGAGAACGACACCAGCCGCGCACTCCAGCGCACGACACCCGGCCACTCGTGGTTCTGCTCCAGGTGGGAGGTGAACGCTGGAACCAAGATCAGGTCCAGGGGTCCGTCACCGAACACCCGATAGGCGATGTGGACGCCGCCGCTGTTGACATACCGAACCTCGGAACCAGTCATCGGGCCACCACTAGGCGCGCTGGACGTCCGAGGGCTGGCGCTCGCCCGGGCATGCGAGGCATCCCGAGCCCACCCGGATGACCTGGATGGCACGCTCTGGCTCGGGCTGGGCGACGGCGACCGGCTCGGGAGCGGGCTGCTCGGCGGCCTCGGCCTCGGCACCGGCGGGCACCGCCCGAAGCAGGACCGTCGCCATGACGGCGCCGCCGGCCGCGACCACGGCGCTGAGCGCGACGGTGAGCTGCATCCCCTGCACGAACGCCTCCCGGGCCGCGTCGACCAGCGCCGCGCCGAGCTCGCCGGGCAGCTGCGCGGCCACGCCCATCGCCCCGCCGAGGGTGTCGCGCGCGACCGCCGCAGCCTCGGCCGGGATCCCCGCCGGCATCGTGTCGGCCAGGACGCCGCGGTAGACCGCCGCCCCGATGCTGCCGAGGATCGCGATGCCGAACGCGCCGCCCAGCTCGGCGCCGGTCTCTGAGATCCCCGAGGCCGCCCCGGCGCGCTCGGGCGGGGCCGACCCGACGATCAGGTCGGTGGTGGCGGTGAACACCGGCGCCAGGCCCAGCGACACCACCAGCGAGGCACCCACCAGGATCGCCAGGTCGGCGTCGCGCGAGCCGCCGACCCGGGTGAGCACGGCCAGGCCGACCGCCGCCAACCCCAGGCCGGTGCCGATCACGTAGGCCGGGCGGACCCGGCGCAGGATCCGGGGAGCCAGGTTGGAGCCGACGATGAACCCGACCGCCGACGGCAGCGACCACAGGCCCGCCTCCAGCGGCGAGAGTCCGAGCACCAGCTGCAGGTACTGGGCGACGAACAGGAAGTAGCCGACCGCGATGAAGATGCCGAGCAGGTTGGTCGCCAACGACGCGTTGAACGCCTGGATCCGGAACAGCCGAAGGTCGATCATCGGGTCGGCAAGAGTCAGCTGTCGGCGCACGAACACCACGCCCACCACCAGCCCCACCAGGACGGCCGAGACGGCGAGCATGCCGAGCCCGTCCTGGGCGACCAGCTTCAGCCCGAAGACCACCGCCAGCACCGCCACCAGCGACAACGCCGCGCTCACCAGGTCCAGCCGGCCGGCATTGGGGTCGCGGTACTCCGGCAGCACCCGCGGACCCAGCGTCAGCAGCAGCGCCATCACCGGCAGCGCCAGCAGGAACACCGAGCCCCACCAGTAGCGCTCAAGCAGTACCCCGCCCAGCACAGGCCCGATGGCGCCGCCGGCCGAGAAGGCGGTGATCCAGATCCCGATGGCGACCGAGCGCTGCCTGGGGTCCTGGAACAGGCTGAAGATCAGCGACAGGGTGGACGGCGCCAGGGTCGCCCCGGCGATCCCCAGCAGCGCCCTGGCCGCGATCAGCTGCCCAGGGCTGGTCGACAGGGCGGCAAGGATCGAGAGTACGCCGAAGGCGGCGGCGCCGATCAGCAGCAGCCGGCGGCGGCCGATCCGGTCGCCGAGGGTGCCCATGGTGACCAGGAACCCGGCGACCATGAAGCCGTAGATGTCGGTGATCCACAGCAGCTCCGCGCTGCTGGGCTGCAGCTCCGCGCTCAACGACGGCACGGCCAGATGCAGCACCGTCAGGTCCATCGCGTACAGCAGGCAGGCCAGGGCCAGCACCGCCAGCCCGATCCACTCGCGCCGGCCCGCCCGTGCCGTCACGGGGGCGGCGGTCACGTTGGCGTTCTGGTCGTTGGGTTCATCAGCGTTTCTTCTCATCCCTGTCGTACGCGCTTCGCCCTTCATGGTCTCGCGTGCGGTCTCGGACTACTGTGAGTGGCGTGGATGACGTTGGGCAGTCATGGGAGCGACCAGACAGCCGGTAGCTGGCGCTGTCCGGGACATCTCCCGTTCGCCGTTGGAGTTGGTGAGGATTCCACGCCGATTCTAGGGCCAGGCGGCGACAGCGAGGTCGAGCGAGCCGGGCTTGTCGACGGTCGCCCGCTCCGGGCGGCGGCGCGCTGGAATCCTGGCCGCGGATGACCGACGCACCCCACATGGTTCTTGTCCTCGAGCAGCAGGCTCGTTCTCCGGTCGGGCCCCGCGCGACGCAGGCGGGGTGGCGTTGTCAGGTGGGGTGAGCCCTCATCCGCTGCCGCAACTCATTCGGGGCATGACGCTTCTTCGGGCAATGACGAGTAGCTCCCTCCACTGGTGCTCCTGCGGGCTGTCGCTGCGGGTTGTTGACCGTCGGGCGTTCAACGTGGGGGAACCGTTGTTCCATCGGCTGTGACCACGTCGCCTG
This genomic window contains:
- a CDS encoding adenylate/guanylate cyclase domain-containing protein, producing MTGSEVRYVNSGGVHIAYRVFGDGPLDLILVPAFTSHLEQNHEWPGVVRWSARLVSFSRLIVFDKRSTGLSDHAPGPVVLEDTMQDVLAVLDAAGAERPAVCGDLEGAALSALFAATHPERTRALVLYAPLVKGTGTGDFPWALAPELQGMFGEQLPAAWGSDPMARLLAGVVAPSLADDQQFLQFLAKAMRSSVSPGAAQAWLRMIRDIDVREALPQIRVPTLIVHRTGDRAVDVGASRYAAGRIPGARLVELPDGDNLPFVGDTEAVAAEIEEFLTGSRTPPMPDRVLATILFTDIAGSTERAAEVGDRRWRELLGRHDTLAREQLERYRGREVKMTGDGLLATFDGPARAVTCAGAIGREVRALGLEVRAAVHTGEVELRDGDIGGIAVHIASRVMGLARPNEVLVSSTVKDLVAGAEIRFEDRSVQSLRGVPGQWHLFAAFP
- a CDS encoding MFS transporter, giving the protein MTAAPVTARAGRREWIGLAVLALACLLYAMDLTVLHLAVPSLSAELQPSSAELLWITDIYGFMVAGFLVTMGTLGDRIGRRRLLLIGAAAFGVLSILAALSTSPGQLIAARALLGIAGATLAPSTLSLIFSLFQDPRQRSVAIGIWITAFSAGGAIGPVLGGVLLERYWWGSVFLLALPVMALLLTLGPRVLPEYRDPNAGRLDLVSAALSLVAVLAVVFGLKLVAQDGLGMLAVSAVLVGLVVGVVFVRRQLTLADPMIDLRLFRIQAFNASLATNLLGIFIAVGYFLFVAQYLQLVLGLSPLEAGLWSLPSAVGFIVGSNLAPRILRRVRPAYVIGTGLGLAAVGLAVLTRVGGSRDADLAILVGASLVVSLGLAPVFTATTDLIVGSAPPERAGAASGISETGAELGGAFGIAILGSIGAAVYRGVLADTMPAGIPAEAAAVARDTLGGAMGVAAQLPGELGAALVDAAREAFVQGMQLTVALSAVVAAGGAVMATVLLRAVPAGAEAEAAEQPAPEPVAVAQPEPERAIQVIRVGSGCLACPGERQPSDVQRA